One Stenotrophomonas maltophilia R551-3 genomic window, GCATGGGCTCGGCTCTACAGGGGCGGCCGTTACGCCACGCCGTGCAGGTGTTCGTACAGGATCGTCGCGCCGATGATCACCAGGATCACACCGCCGATGATCTCGGCACGCTTGCCCACCATGCTGCCCAGCACGCGGCCGAGCATGATGCCGACGGTGACCATGGTCAGCGTGCACAGGCCGATGACCACGGCCATCACGCCGATATGCACGTCCATGAAGGCCAGGCCGATACCCACCGCCATCGCATCGATGCTGGTGGCGAAACCCGTCAGTGCCAGCTTCCAGAAGCCGTGGTGCTGCGAGGGGTCTTCGTCTTCCTCGGCACTGTCCGGACGCAGACCGTTGTAGATCATGTGGATGCCCAGCGCGCCGAGCAGACCGAAGGCGATCCAGTGGTCGAAGGCTTCGACGTACTGCAGGGCGGCACGGCCGAGCAGCCAGCCGATGATGGGCGTGATCGCCTCGATGACGCCGAAGATGATGCCGGCACGGAGTGCGTCGCGGAACACCGGCTTGCGCATGGCCGCACCCTTGCCGATTGCTGCGGCGAAGGCATCGGTGGACATGGCAAAGCCGATCAGGAGGATCGAAATGGGGGACATGGGCGGCTGCTGAGGTCGGGCTAGGACGGACGCACGGCCTGCGCTCGCGCCCAACCTGACGTTGCGCGCGCGGGCCGCTGGTCTCGCCAACCATCATGGTTGTCCACGCCACGGCGCACTGGCCGAGTATGTTGACGTGGACGATTCCTGCGAAGGAATCCGGCTACTCCCCAAGGGGACGCGAAGCTTAGCATCGCGATTCGCGCGTGGCGCATTTCCAGCGAAACGCGCAGGCAGGGCTGGTTTGTATAGCGATGGCTATAACAGGACTTCCGCGACGCCGCGCTTCGCGCGTGAGCCGAGCATGGGCTCGGCTCTACAGAACCCCGCGGCACCTGCATTTGTAGAGCCGAGCCGACGCTCGGCTGCTCTTCGATCCGACGACGGAGTCCCGCGCCCCGAGCGGGAGCCGAGCATGGGCTCGGCTCTACAGTCGCGATCTAGGCATCACCACTGCCGGTGTCGCGCAGCGCGCCGAGGAAGGCGCGCAGCGAGGCTGGCTTGATCGGCTTGGTCAGCACGCGGTATCCGCGTTCGCGAGCCATCCGCTTCAGCTCGTCGCGACCATCGGCAGTCAGCAGCGCGCCGGGCAGCGCATAGCCTGCCGCCTCGCGCAGCGCCACCAGCGCATCCAGGCCATCCATGCGGTCGTGCAGGTGGTAATCCACCAGCATCACCTGCGGGCGCTCGGCGATCTTCTCCAGCGCCTGGTCAACGGTGGCGGCAGTGATCACCTGCACCTGCCAACGGCCCAGCAGCGCGCGCATGCCGTCGAGGATCTCTTCGTCGTTGTCCACGCACAGCACGCGCAGGCCGGCCAGCGAATCACTGCGCACTGGCGCGGCTACGCTCTGTGCAGGTGTGACCAGCTCGGTGTAGCCCGGCAGCGGTGCCACCCGCGGCAGGATGATCGAGAACATCGAACCACTGCCCACGCGGCTGCGTGCGTTCAACCGATGATCAAGCAGGCGCGAGATACGCTGGCAGATCGACAAACCCAATCCCAGCCCCTGCTCACCCCAGTCGAAAGGCTGCTGGTAGCGATGGAACTCGTCGAAGATCTGCCGCATGTGGTGCTCGGGAATACCCGGGCCGGTGTCCCACACCTGCAGTTCCACCTCGTCGCCGCGCTGCCGCACCGCCAGCACGATGCGGCCCTGGCGCGTGTAGCGCAGCGCATTGGCGAGGAAGTTCTGCAGCACGCGGCGCAGCAGGCGGCGGTCACTGCGCACCCACGCCGGGCGCGCGAACAGGTCCAGGCGCAGGCCACGACCGGCGGCGACCGGGGTGTACTGCGCGGCCAACTCGCGCATCAACGCGCTCACGTCGAACTCGCCGATCACCGGATGCAGGCCGCCGGCATCCAGCCGCGACACATCCAACAGGCCATCAAGCAGTTCCTCGGCCGCACGCAGCGACGCATCCACGCGTTCGGCCAGGTGCTTCTGCTCGTCACTCACATGATCGCTGTCGCGCAACGCCGAAGCGAACAGACGTGCGGCATTCAATGGCTGCAGCACGTCATGACTGATCGCGGCCAGGAAGCGGGTCTTCGACTGCTGCGCGACTTCGGCCTCGTGCGAACGCTCGGCCACGCGCTGTTCCAGTGTTTCGTTGGCCTCCAACAGCGCGCGTTCGGCGTGCTTGTAATCGGTGATGTCGTTGTAGCTGGTCACATAGCCACCGCCCGGCAATGCCTGGCCGCGCATCTCGATCACCTTGCCATCGCTGCGGGTGCGCTCGAACACGTGCGGCGAACCGGCCCGCATGTAGCCGATGCGGCGGTTGATCTGGATTTCGATATCGCCCTCGCCCAGCTCACCCCGCTCGGCGTTGTAGCGGATCAGGTCAGCCACCGGCCGCCCGACGTAGAGCATGCCGTCGGGGTAGCCGAACATGTCCTGGTAGCGGCGATTCCACGCGGTCAGCCGCATGTCCGGGTCGACCACGCTGACCCCGGCGCTGATGTTCTCCAGCGTGGTCGAGAGGATCTCGCGGTTGAAGCGCAGCTCCTGGCCGGCCTCATCCAGCACCGCCACCACTTCACCCAGGTCCATGCCCGAACCGCGCAGCAGGCTGGTCAGCAGAAGGCGTGCCGATGCCGCACCGATCGACGCAGCCAGCAGACGCTCGGTGAACTGTACCCACGGCCGGTCCGCAGGCGCCGAGGATTGCAGTTCGCGGCCCAGCGACTGCGCCTGCTCGAAGAACGAACGCCGCGCATGGCGCTCGCCGACCACGCGGGAGGCCAGCGCCAGCAGGTCACCCACATGCACGTGACCAGGCCAGCCACCGGCCACCGACGGGCGCTCGGCATACGGGTCGAGGAACGGCGCGGCGCGCAGACGCTCGTCCACACCGGGACGCCAGCGCGCGGACACCAGCATCATCGTCGCCGCATTGACCAGCAGCGACCAGAACGTGCCATGGGTCAGCGGATCCCAGCCGGTCATGCCGAACAACTGCTGCGGGCGCAGCCAGGCGATGCCAAACGGGCCGTTCTGTACCCAGCCGTCGTCCATCCAGCCGGCGATGGTCATCGCAGGCAGCAGCAGGGTGTAGAGCCAGGTGGCGAAGCCCAGCAGCATGCCGGTCTCGACACCGCGACGGCTGGCACCGCGCCAGTACAGGCCACCGATCAGGCCGGGCGCGAACTGGGCCACCGCGGCGAAGGCCATCAGGCCGTACGAGGCCAGCGTGCTGTCGTTGCTGCTGCTGCGGTAGTAGCTGTAAGCCATCAACGCCAGCAGCAGGATCGCCAGACGGCGGATCCACAACACCCGTGAAGCGACGTCGGCCGCTTCCTGGTGATCACCACTGCGGCGCAGCAGCACCGGCATCACCAGGTCGTTGCTGACCATGGTGGCCAGCGCGATCGAGGACACGATGACCATGCCGGTAGCGGCGGAGAATCCGCCTACGTAGGCGATCAGCGCCAGGGCGTTGCGCCCCTCGGCCAGCGGCAACGCCAGCACCATCGAATCATCGGCGACGCTGCTGCCGGTGCCGAACAGGCTGACACCCGCGGTAGCGATCGGCAGCACCATCGCCGAGATCAGCACCAGGTAGCCACCGAACATCCAGCGCGCGCGGCGCACATCGCGTACGTCACCGCACTCGACCACGGCCACGTGGAACTGGCGCGGCAGGCAGATGATGGCGAGGAAACTGAGCAGGGTCTGCGAGATGAAGCCCACCGGCGGCAGCCCGGTGAACAGTGTATGCACCGACTCCACCACCGCCTCGTTGCGGTCGCTGAGCCAGACGTAGGCGAACACGCCCACGGCCACCATCGCTACCAGCTTGATCACCGACTCCAGCGCGATGGCCAGCATCATGCCGTGGTGGTGCTCGGTAGCGTCGACCTGGCGGGTGCCGAACAGGGTGGCGAACAGCGCCATCAGCAGCGCCACGTACAGCGCCGGATCGCTGAAGAAGCCGGTCGGGCCGGTGTTGCCGGTCAGCACCTGCAGGCTCATTGCCACCGCTTTGTACTGCAGGGCCAGGTACGGAATGATGCCGATCAGCGCGATGATCGCCACCAGCGCCGCCAGCCGCCGCGAGCGACCGAAGCGCGAAGAAATGAAGTCGGCGATGGACACCACGTTCTGGCTGCGTGCGATCAGCGCCAGGCGCTCGATGATGCGCCAGCCGAACAACAGCAGCAGCAACGGACCGATATAGATCGGCAGGTAGCCCACGCCGTTGCGCACGGCGGTACCGACCGCACCGTAGAACGTCCACGACGAGCAGTACACGGCCAGTGCCAGGCTGTAGACCACCGGCCGCAGCCACGGCCGGTCGGGGTACATCGGCCGACGGTCACCCCACCACGCCACGCCGAACAGCAGCGCGGCATAGGCAACCGAGACCAGCAGCAGGATCCAGCTGGAGACCACGCGCGCGTTTCCGTCGGAAGAACCCGCAGTGTAGGCCAGGCGTGGCCGGGGGTGCGGGCTCGTTGGGGACAACCACCCCCACCAAGGTGGGGGCCTACGCGGTGCGGGCCACGACCATTGGTCGTGGCCGGCTTCTTACTGGGCCGGCACGCCCATTTCCTTCAGCAGTTCCGGCGCCGGGTAGACCTTGGCCAGCAGCCAGCGCAGGTAGCGCATGTCCACGTGCACGGCGCGCTTGTAGCGCGGGTCGAACCACCAGCTGGCGCTGACCGATTCCCAGTTGCTGTCGAAGTTCAGGCCGATCAGTTCGCCCTTGGCGTTGAGCACCGGCGAGCCGGAGTTGCCGCCGGTGGTATCCAGGTTGGTCAGGAAGTTGACCGTCTGGGTCTTCAGCGCCGGGTCGGCGGTGCTGCCGAAGTCACCCTTGGCGATCGCGGCCAGCAGCGGCTTGGGCGCATCGAACGGATA contains:
- a CDS encoding manganese efflux pump MntP family protein, with the translated sequence MSPISILLIGFAMSTDAFAAAIGKGAAMRKPVFRDALRAGIIFGVIEAITPIIGWLLGRAALQYVEAFDHWIAFGLLGALGIHMIYNGLRPDSAEEDEDPSQHHGFWKLALTGFATSIDAMAVGIGLAFMDVHIGVMAVVIGLCTLTMVTVGIMLGRVLGSMVGKRAEIIGGVILVIIGATILYEHLHGVA
- a CDS encoding hybrid sensor histidine kinase/response regulator, whose amino-acid sequence is MVSSWILLLVSVAYAALLFGVAWWGDRRPMYPDRPWLRPVVYSLALAVYCSSWTFYGAVGTAVRNGVGYLPIYIGPLLLLLFGWRIIERLALIARSQNVVSIADFISSRFGRSRRLAALVAIIALIGIIPYLALQYKAVAMSLQVLTGNTGPTGFFSDPALYVALLMALFATLFGTRQVDATEHHHGMMLAIALESVIKLVAMVAVGVFAYVWLSDRNEAVVESVHTLFTGLPPVGFISQTLLSFLAIICLPRQFHVAVVECGDVRDVRRARWMFGGYLVLISAMVLPIATAGVSLFGTGSSVADDSMVLALPLAEGRNALALIAYVGGFSAATGMVIVSSIALATMVSNDLVMPVLLRRSGDHQEAADVASRVLWIRRLAILLLALMAYSYYRSSSNDSTLASYGLMAFAAVAQFAPGLIGGLYWRGASRRGVETGMLLGFATWLYTLLLPAMTIAGWMDDGWVQNGPFGIAWLRPQQLFGMTGWDPLTHGTFWSLLVNAATMMLVSARWRPGVDERLRAAPFLDPYAERPSVAGGWPGHVHVGDLLALASRVVGERHARRSFFEQAQSLGRELQSSAPADRPWVQFTERLLAASIGAASARLLLTSLLRGSGMDLGEVVAVLDEAGQELRFNREILSTTLENISAGVSVVDPDMRLTAWNRRYQDMFGYPDGMLYVGRPVADLIRYNAERGELGEGDIEIQINRRIGYMRAGSPHVFERTRSDGKVIEMRGQALPGGGYVTSYNDITDYKHAERALLEANETLEQRVAERSHEAEVAQQSKTRFLAAISHDVLQPLNAARLFASALRDSDHVSDEQKHLAERVDASLRAAEELLDGLLDVSRLDAGGLHPVIGEFDVSALMRELAAQYTPVAAGRGLRLDLFARPAWVRSDRRLLRRVLQNFLANALRYTRQGRIVLAVRQRGDEVELQVWDTGPGIPEHHMRQIFDEFHRYQQPFDWGEQGLGLGLSICQRISRLLDHRLNARSRVGSGSMFSIILPRVAPLPGYTELVTPAQSVAAPVRSDSLAGLRVLCVDNDEEILDGMRALLGRWQVQVITAATVDQALEKIAERPQVMLVDYHLHDRMDGLDALVALREAAGYALPGALLTADGRDELKRMARERGYRVLTKPIKPASLRAFLGALRDTGSGDA